From a region of the Pochonia chlamydosporia 170 chromosome Unknown PCv3seq00015, whole genome shotgun sequence genome:
- a CDS encoding glycoside hydrolase, family 35 (similar to Metarhizium robertsii ARSEF 23 XP_007825818.1), with the protein MAQLENEYGSFGGDKTYLQRMAGILRDNFEVFLYTNDGGGKGYLAGGTLHGVLAVVDGRDPKDGFKALDKYVTDPTMLGPRLYGEYWLQWFDNWSASVTHSNGSADKNRIDTHINNLEWILKNGNSFNIYMFHGGTNFGFESGSTGANPTTAVTSSYDYGAPLDETGRPTEIYYRLRDMITKYAHSGSIPKVPALPRVAKVDAFSLKPVLSLFGTRSYQPQRDSHSPAAMESLGQSYGYVLYEHKVLKNITGVLHPGDKPRDRVIIYINGNKVGVGSDGY; encoded by the coding sequence ATGGCTCAGCTGGAAAACGAGTATGGCAGTTTTGGCGGTGACAAGACCTACCTCCAAAGAATGGCGGGCATTCTGAGAGACAATTTTGAAGTCTTTTTGTACACCAacgatggcggcggcaaaggtTACTTGGCCGGAGGGACGTTACACGGCGTCCTCGCGGTTGTGGATGGCCGCGACCCGAAAGATGGTTTCAAGGCTCTAGACAAATACGTCACTGACCCTACTATGCTGGGACCTCGTCTGTACGGCGAGTACTGGCTTCAGTGGTTCGACAATTGGTCTGCCTCCGTCACTCATAGCAACGGATCTGCCGACAAAAACAGGATTGACACACACATTAATAACCTTGAATGGATCCTAAAGAACGGTAACTCCTTCAACATATACATGTTTCACGGTGGTACCAACTTTGGCTTCGAGAGCGGCAGCACCGGGGCGAACCCGACCACGGCTGTCACCTCAAGTTATGACTATGGCGCGCCGCTGGATGAGACTGGCAGGCCGACCGAGATTTATTACAGGCTCCGCGATATGATCACAAAGTACGCACATTCTGGAAGCATCCCCAAGGTGCCGGCGCTTCCCAGGGTTGCCAAAGTGGACGCGTTCTCCCTTAAGCCCGTCCTTTCGCTCTTTGGTACTCGTTCGTATCAGCCACAGAGGGACTCTCATAGCCCTGCGGCTATGGAGTCTCTGGGCCAGTCGTACGGCTATGTCCTCTACGAACATAAGGTTCTTAAGAACATCACCGGCGTGCTCCACCCCGGTGACAAACCTCGTGATCGAGTCATCATCTACATCAATGGCAATAAGGTCGGTGTTGGTTCCGACGGATATTGA
- a CDS encoding DDE superfamily endonuclease domain-containing protein → MESQDKESRMILASQAFQRGPNQSIRAIAKVYNVSRSSLSARLNGIAARRDTTPNLRKLTDLEESTIIQYILNLDARSFPPRLSGVQDMANQLLADRDAPPVGPRWASNFVKRHKELTTRFTRKYDYQRALCEDPKLIGDWFELVRNTVAKYGILEEDFHNFDETGFMMGIISATMVVTSSDRYGKPTLAQPGDREWVSVIQSINSRGEAIPPFVIVAGQYHLANWYEDSTLPKDWVISTTHNGWTTNEKAVDWIQHFEKHTQPQTRGAYRLLILDGHESHHSTAFELFCKDHKIITLCMPSHSSHILQPLDVGCFGPLKKAYGKEIEGLMRAHITHITKADFFPAFFNTAKKLKDL, encoded by the coding sequence ATGGAATCTCAAGACAAAGAAAGTCGAATGATCTTAGCCAGTCAGGCTTTTCAAAGAGGCCCAAACCAAAGCATTCGAGCCATTGCAAAGGTCTACAACGTTAGTCGCAGCTCACTTAGTGCTCGTCTAAACGGCATTGCGGCGCGACGCGATACTACGCCTAACTTACGAAAACTAACGGATCTAGAGGAATCAACAATTATTCAGTATATCCTTAACCTAGATGCgcgatcatttcctccccggcttaGCGGTGTacaagatatggcgaatcaACTGCTCGCGgatcgcgacgcgcctcCCGTGGGaccacgatgggcttcaaacttcgtcAAGCGCCACAAAGAGCTTactacgcgttttacgcgtaaatATGACTaccagagggccttatgcgaagatccaaagctAATTGGAGActggtttgagcttgtgcgCAAtacagtcgcgaaatacggcatcctAGAGGaggatttccacaactttgacgagaccggctttatgatgggcatAATCTCAGCCACTATGGttgttacaagctcagatagATATGGGAAGCCAACCTTAGCTCAGCCAGGTgatagagaatgggtttcAGTGATtcaatctattaattctcgAGGGGAGGCTATCCCGCCATTTGTCATCGTTGCAGGGCAATATCACCTAGCGAACTGGTACGAAGATAGCACGCTGCCAAAGGATTGGGTGATCTCTACAACTCATAAcggctggactacaaatgagaaagccgtAGATTGGATCCAGCACTTTGAAAAGCATACTCAGCCTCAAACTCGTGGCGCATACcgtcttcttatcctagatggGCACGAGAGCCACCACTCAACTGCATTTGAGTTATTCTGCAAAGACCACAAGATTATCACGCTATGtatgccatctcattcatctcacattcttcagccactagatgttggctgttttgggccgcttAAGAAGGCATacggcaaagaaattgaaggacttatgAGGGCGCATATAACCCACATCACTAAGGCCGACTTCTTCCCTGCGTTTTTTAATacggcaaagaaattgaaggacttatgA
- a CDS encoding phosphorylase superfamily domain-containing protein, with product MTALRPSCRGDFEIAIICALPLEYNAVALLFDQFWDGDGDKFGRAARDDNAYKTGRIGKHSVVLALLPGMGKVSAAAAAASMRSSYVALRLVFLVGICGGAPHYNQDEILLGDVIIN from the exons ATGACGGCTCTTCGACCCTCCTGCCGCGGGGACTTTGAGATCGCGATCATTTGCGCTTTGCCACTCGAGTATAATGCGGTAGCCCTCCTCTTTGACCAGTTCTGggacggagatggagacAAGTTTGGGAGAGCAGCCAGGGACGATAATGCCTACAAGACTGGTCGCATTGGCAAGCATAGCGTTGTACTAGCGCTCTTACCTGGCATGGGCAAAGTCAGCGCTGCTGCCGCAGCCGCCAGCATGCGATCGAGCTACGTCGCCCTACGACTAGTGTTTCTGGTGGGGATCTGTGGCGGCGCGCCTCATTATAACCAAGATGAGATCTTGCTAGGAGATGTCATTATTA ACTGA
- a CDS encoding galactose oxidase (similar to Neosartorya fischeri NRRL 181 XP_001261635.1) produces MKLASQTLLAIVSLSQAAAINSEITTKQHYRENSTFAKLSAAAPIGNEINHAGWKVTCDSYQPGNECIKAIDGEGKTFWHTAFDNSNLPHQIVVDLGTTHNVNGLSALPRQDGNNHGYIAQHDVSVSIDNENWETVARGNWYAGDSTQKFANFETKLIRYIRLRAMSEAHGHQWTSLAELKVYEAKGGPAAYSGNGKWGPTIDFPTVPVAGTVDPFTGKVIIWSSYKYDNYAGTSQDRVFTSIWDPATGIVTSKLVDDTDHDMFCPGISIDGTGKMVVTGGNSARKTTLYDYQKRTWIPGPDMNLPRGYQSSTTLSDGRIFTVGGCWSGGWLEKNGEVYDPKAKAWTNLSSALVRPMLTHDSQGIYRADNHGWLFGWKSGSVFQAGPSTSMNWYFTAGNGRVASAGIRKTIKGVDPDSMSGNAVMYDATNGKILTFGGSPSYQDSNATGHAHLITIGNPGSQAQVQVAGNGMWSPRAFHTSVVLPDGKTFITGGQSYAVPFSDDTAQLTPELYDPNTDTFYQQQSNTIIRVYHSMSLLLSDGRVFNAGGGLCGDCKTNHFDGQVFTPQYLLTNNGQPATRPVITSVIQSGRRITITTDSAVSTASLIRFGTATHTVNTDQRRIPLPLNTSGTNQYVADAPVDPGILLPGYYMLFVMNANGVPSVSKTLTFLV; encoded by the coding sequence ATGAAGCTCGCATCGCAAACCCTACTAGCGATCGTCTCCCTCAGCCAAGCAGCTGCCATTAATTCCGAAATcacaacaaaacaacacTATCGGGAAAATTCCACCTTCGCCAAGCTCTCTGCCGCTGCACCTATCGGGAACGAAATCAACCATGCTGGGTGGAAAGTAACGTGCGACAGCTACCAACCTGGTAATGAATGTATCAAAGCCATCGACGGGGAAGGCAAAACCTTTTGGCATACTGCGTTTGACAACTCGAATCTACCTCACCAGATCGTTGTTGATCTCGGAACTACACACAATGTTAACGGGTTATCCGCCCTCCCGCGCCAAGACGGCAACAATCACGGATATATAGCCCAGCACGACGTCTCAGTTAGTATAGACAACGAGAATTGGGAAACGGTCGCAAGGGGAAATTGGTACGCCGGTGATAGTACACAAAAGTTCGCCAATTTCGAGACCAAGTTAATACGGTACATTCGACTTAGGGCTATGAGTGAAGCCCACGGTCACCAGTGGACTAGTCTCGCCGAACTGAAGGTTTACGAGGCAAAGGGCGGACCAGCAGCTTACAGTGGAAATGGAAAATGGGGGCCGACCATCGATTTCCCTACTGTTCCTGTTGCAGGTACAGTTGACCCTTTCACCGGGAAGGTAATTATCTGGTCATCTTACAAGTACGACAACTACGCTGGCACGTCACAAGACCGAGTCTTTACATCTATATGGGACCCCGCCACCGGGATTGTTACATCCAAACTCGTCGATGATACAGATCACGACATGTTCTGCCCTGGTATATCTATCGACGGCACGGGAAAGATGGTCGTCACTGGTGGAAACTCCGCTCGAAAGACAACTCTCTACGATTATCAGAAGCGAACATGGATCCCTGGTCCGGATATGAATCTCCCTCGTGGGTATCAGTCGTCTACCACCTTGTCCGACGGTCGTATCTTCACTGTTGGCGGTTGCTGGAGCGGTGGCTGGCTCGAAAAGAACGGCGAAGTCTACGaccccaaggccaaggcttgGACAAATTTGAGCTCAGCCCTTGTTCGCCCCATGCTCACCCACGATTCGCAGGGTATTTATCGCGCTGATAACCACGGATGGCTATTCGGCTGGAAGAGCGGCAGCGTCTTTCAAGCAGGTCCCAGTACATCTATGAATTGGTACTTCACTGCTGGAAATGGAAGGGTAGCATCCGCGGGAATAAGGAAGACCATAAAAGGTGTAGATCCCGACTCCATGTCCGGCAATGCAGTCATGTATGACGCAACCAATGGGAAGATCCTCACATTTGGCGGTTCGCCATCCTACCAAGACAGTAACGCCACTGGCCACGCGCACCTAATCACCATTGGAAACCCTGGTTCGCAAGCCCAAGTTCAGGTAGCCGGTAACGGCATGTGGAGTCCCCGCGCTTTCCATACGTCTGTAGTCCTTCCAGACGGTAAGACCTTTATTACGGGGGGCCAGAGTTACGCTGTCCCATTTTCCGACGACACAGCTCAACTTACCCCGGAGCTCTACGACCCTAATACCGATACCTTCTACCAACAACAgtccaacaccatcattcGGGTGTACCATAGCATGTCTCTCCTCCTGTCCGATGGACGAGTCTTCAACGCAGGCGGCGGCCTCTGCGGTGACTGCAAAACCAACCATTTCGATGGGCAAGTCTTCACACCTCAGTACCTCTTAACCAACAATGGTCAACCTGCCACTCGACCTGTCATTACTTCCGTTATACAATCTGGCCGCAGAATCACAATCACAACAGATTCAGCCGTATCCACTGCGTCATTGATTCGTTTCGGAACCGCTACACACACTGTAAATACTGATCAGCGCCGTATCCCGTTGCCACTGAACACATCCGGGACGAATCAGTACGTGGCTGATGCTCCAGTCGATCCCGGCATTTTGTTGCCTGGGTACTACATGTTGTTTGTCATGAATGCGAATGGAGTTCCTAGCGTTTCGAAAACGCTCACCTTCTTGGTGTAG
- a CDS encoding Ribonuclease H-like protein (similar to Metarhizium robertsii ARSEF 23 XP_007826248.1): MSSQPSDMLSRLGSEPLDNLDSPCHDPTLSSPSITASAATKRRYSKVWHYTPVGRNEVTLNAKGKSIWRCKYCAKEYLESGGTTVISTHLKDRHNIDISSTQETRTALMQATIVDAFEKAHQTTDYKRRCLSTIATHDVDPAVLEQLYVRWITTCSVSFRMAKQAEFRALLCFLNPAIDNWLPNSPSTIRSWTLRIYETQKLRVKREIQSALSKVHFTVDLWTSPNALAILGIVAHYTSESGQLEYSVLALRELDGKHSGPNMADCVMEIINDYGIASKVGYFMMDNADNNGTMMKALSTLLFDQYQIVYNAEHHRLRCNGHIINLAAQSFLFQTNDESLADENNTSALTTPTELEMEQWRRKGPLGKLHNIVAYIQRSPQRLANFRELSGGRNLVRDNSTSWNSWYAMIRTATKLKTAINLFCHQYQENSDDPLSEKDWQELQKLQDFLLFFYDATTGTEGRNATIDRVLPTMDFLLEQFETAKEKYANDPFMSPCCNSGWAKLDKYYSLTDRSPVYIAALVLSPQWKWDYIDNNWPSDWREPCRKQMLDFWTKEYKSTAVTVPTQTSEAGNEVKNSFHKWAQQRKGSSLGQDEYTKYLLAPIVPEMTDPRSWWLEPTQRKSYPALSIMALDVLSIPAMSAEPERLFSGTKITITDRRNRMGIESIEATECLKSWLGKGSRVAFADDLDAGGEIPL; encoded by the exons ATGTCGTCACAACCTTCTGATATGCTCTCGCGGCTTGGGAGCGAGCCATTAGACAACCTTGattcaccatgtcatgaTCCTACACTGTCCTCTCCTTCCATAACCGCCTCGGCCGCTACGAAAAGGCGCTACTCCAAAGTGTGGCACTATACACCCGTCGGCCGCAACGAGGTTACTCTCAATGCGAAGGGGAAGTCAATATGGCGCTGCAAGTACTGCGCAAAGGAGTAtctcgagtctggtggaacaaCTGTTATTTCAACTCATTTAAAGGATCGGCATAATATCGATATATCTTCTACCCAAGAAACCCGAACTGCATTGATGCAAGCCACAATCGTCGACGCCTTCGAAAAggcccatcaaaccaccgaCTATAAACGCCGCTGTCTATCCACGATTGCAACTCACGATGTAGACCCCGCCGTCCTCGAACAACTATACGTACGGTGGATCACGACCTGCAGCGTCTCTTTTCGTATGGCAAAGCAAGCAGAATTCAGGGCCTTACTTTGCTTCCTGAATCCAGCGATCGacaactggctgccaaactcTCCTTCAACTATACGCAGTTGGACCTTGCGGATATATGAGACCCAGAAACTTCGAGTCAAACGCGAGATCCAGTCAGCTCTCTCGAAAGTACACTTCACAGTTGATCTCTGGACTTCGCCTAATGCCCTTGCgattcttggcattgttgcaCACTATACATCCGAATCCGGCCAGTTAGAATACTCCGTTCTGGCTTTAAGAGAACTCGACGGCAAGCACTCGGGCCCAAATATGGCAGACTGTGTTATGGAAATTATCAACGACTATGGAATTGCCTCCAAAGTGGGctatttcatgatggacaatgcagacaacaacggtacaatgatgaaggctctTTCTACGC TACTTTTCGACCAGTATCAGATTGTCTACAATGCGGAACACCACCGCCTGCGCTGCAACGGCCATATCATAAACCTAGCCGCTCAGTCCTTTCTCTTTCAGACCAACGATGAATctcttgcagatgagaatAATACGAGCGCCTTGACAACGCCCACGGAACTCGAGATggagcaatggcgacgcAAGGGGCCTCTTGGGAAACTACATAATATCGTGGCATATATCCAGCGGAGCCCACAACGCTTGGCCAATTTCAGAGAGCTCAGTGGCGGCCGCAACCTCGTACGGGACAACTCTACTAgctggaactcttggtaTGCGATGATCCGTACTGCAACGAAGCTCAAGACTGCGATCAACCTCTTTTGCCACCAGTATCAAGAGAACAGCGACGACCCGTTGTCGGAAAAGGACTGGCAAgaattgcaaaagctccagGACTTCCTGTTGTTCTTCTATGATGCCACAACAGGGACAGAAGGTCGCAATGCAACCATTGACAGAGTATTGCCGACAATGGACTTCCTCCTTGAGCAGTTCGAGACTGCAAAGGAAAAATATGCGAATGACCCGTTCATGAGTCCTTGTTGCAACTCTGgctgggccaagctggataAGTATTACAGCTTGACGGACAGATCGCCGGTCTATATTGCAGCACTAGTATTATCTCCACAGTGGAAGTGGGACTATATTGACAACAATTGGCCTTCAGACTGGCGGGAACCTTGTCGGAAACAAATGTTGGATTTCTGGACCAAAGAATATAAATCCACTGCAGTCACAGTCCCTACTCAGACGTCAGAAGCCGGTAATGAGGTCAAGAACTCCTTTCACAAGTGGGCGCAGCAGAGGAAAGGGAGCAGCCTCGGTCAGGACGAGTATACAAAGtatcttcttgctccaatAGTACCAGAAATGACGGATCCTCGatcctggtggcttgagccTACTCAAAGGAAGTCTTACCCAGCTCTGTCTATCATGGCTTTAGATGTATTGTCCATTCCGGCAATGTCGGCGGAGCCAGAACGCCTGTTTTCGGGTACAAAGATCACTATTACAGACCGTAGGAATCGCATGGGCATTGAAAGTATTGAGGCTACGGAATGCCTCAaatcatggcttggcaaaggcagcagggtggcctttgccgacgaccTGGATGCAGGCGGAGAGATTCCACTATAA
- a CDS encoding ATP-dependent DNA helicase PIF1 (similar to Metarhizium robertsii ARSEF 23 XP_007826537.2): protein MNLETGESFCSKCARFYIADDFQINKQGKRNKTCKRHTKKRVTSFDAWDDFIALLRNWKKPDQNTTLNGNFTFCLDALPVNFGFLRVLSSAHGNESNTYFDRFPRSEVNTAMRELSDIIWKAGGFRFKHTGTNQNFAYTYHCSQDLMHARSYQSAVEAEKQRDGRSMARFPCKSKLNMRPCLQDRTLSLSIHHEWHTPYEDIELPPMVQGLINSRVSSKTPSEIYRELRDIPEARTVTRHQVYYLWQKANSEIWRRDADPLVSATMLLSEDHRYRDHHSIFTAGNVRALGFFASEPIMRVTKTTPQLVMDATYGTNSGGMDLFAVLAEVEGTGVPLAYCLVELVKPQNPTDTKPSRADPGAMTRVIQQFLERLKGYGLNPGSFAIDKDPAEIGAVHAVWPGITIQLCYWHVKRAVSTKLNSSKGANVLSHYRPEEAQQLIPHLEICWGSIPIRRPVSHRYGRCDCPSKDESIEANGRLEPATKEERDTVLEIFCRHFNLHPLIPDLNGTYKSSSTLHRECAVEMYTWCKLRGYYRLWAYLYVNWYCKEQWKLWARAADPSQIPVVKTTMIAESHWRTLKHDYLHRFNRPRVDLVVWILTSRVLPDAVHRMRAISRGEFRIFKARWREAFKRQWRKESCKAVDPEKLREYHTDPVNWVCACKSFLLSRFLLCKHVVHCFESPGAEFFESVRRRTTYPFWKDEGLNLLPEYVPRVEIPQRLPENDSKELAFDSESDSGRDEDADDEPDVVPIAIKVEEFRKKMRDVMALFDEQVVKGSEKFIERFIASNEINCPSAGLQRFETRALRRTLKLWLSEAEVSRERNCVYHVLDHDYTEAHISLKALKARDLAQVHVLKEISSELAVDVFLALLEKEQMGSCEYNHWDRRYARYNYYNDDDDDDEPSYHNLDEVFQTSYAVKTLVDLEGHVVTQGLHLHEDDILQEDCFEDLEAEEEYEGYMGNSGPTATHWYRVTAVVIVPRDSLVSFFNSYDRSGYFSSHENLKAQIRYLARACLQPQAPESSVNTLVKLSEQAWNNCDKTTNGFGAQEPSIDGDGIRDVLKAAIQHRKYTFFEEAAGHHQGLLPLDFFVWMRQWLSTGSSGTNGRFNAIRRGISSAISSYPYFADQFRAITNFVPIPNEALTPDTCATPDYILDWAREKLRFCLDACASKYLV from the exons ATGAATCTCGAGACCGGGGAGAGTTTTTGCAGTAAATGCGCAAGATTCTATATCGCCGATGACTTCCAAATTAACAAACAGGGGAAGCGAAACAAAACTTGCAAGCGCCACACAAAAAAACGCGTCACGTCGTTCGACGCTTGGGATGATTTcattgctcttcttcggAATTGGAAGAAACCA GACCAAAACACTACTCTGAATGGGAATTTTACGTTCTGCCTGGATGCTCTCCCGGTCAATTTCGGCTTTCTACGCGTTCTTAGCAGTGCCCACGGCAACGAGAGCAATACCTATTTTGACAGATTTCCCAGATCCGAGGTTAACACGGCAATGCGTGAACTGAGTGACATAATTTGGAAAGCAGGAGGATTTCGCTTCAAACACACGGGAACTAATCAAAATTTCGCGTATACCTATCACTGTTCGCAAGATCTGATGCACGCAAGAAGCTATCAATCCGCCGTTGAGGCAGAGAAGCAGCGGGATGGCCGCAGTATGGCGCGATTCCCGTGCAAGAGTAAGCTCAATATGCGGCCATGCTTGCAAGACCGAACCCTTAGCCTTTCAATTCACCACGAATGGCATACGCCGTATGAAGATATCGAACTGCCACCAATGGTGCAGGGACTAATTAACTCGCGCGTTTCAAGCAAGACGCCTTCAGAAATCTACCGCGAGCTTCGAGATATTCCAGAAGCGAGAACAGTAACAAGACATCAAGTCTATTATCTCTGGCAGAAGGCAAACTCGGAGATCTGGCGCCGAGATGCTGATCCTTTGGTGTCCGCGACGATGCTCCTTTCCGAGGACCATCGCTATCGCGACCACCATAGTATCTTTACCGCAGGAAATGTAAGGGCACTAGGTTTTTTTGCTTCTGAGCCTATTATGAGGGTTACTAAGACGACTCCTCAATTAGTGATGGATGCCACGTATGGAACCAACAGCGGTGGGATGGACCTTTTTGCTGTTTTAGCCGAGGTCGAAGGCACCGGCGTTCCTCTCGCATACTGCCTCGTTGAACTGGTCAAGCCTCAGAATCCCACGGACACAAAACCATCCAGGGCAGACCCGGGAGCCATGACCCGCGTTATTCAACAGTTCCTAGAGCGACTGAAAGGCTATGGGCTCAATCCAGGGAGCTTCGCAATTGACAAAGATCCGGCGGAAATTGGGGCCGTTCATGCGGTATGGCCCGGCATCACGATTCAGCTTTGCTATTGGCATGTCAAGCGGGCTGTCAGCACGAAGCTGAATTCATCCAAAGGCGCAAACGTGCTGAGCCACTACCGTCCGGAAGAAGCGCAACAGTTAATTCCGCACCTCGAGATTTGCTGGGGCTCTATTCCTATCCGGCGACCGGTCAGCCATCGATACGGCAGGTGCGATTGTCCGTCAAAAGATGAAAGTATTGAAGCGAATGGGAGACTGGAACCAGCAACAAAAGAGGAGCGAGATACAGTTCTTGAAATATTCTGCCGCCATTTCAACCTCCATCCGCTGATCCCAGATCTCAATGGCACCTACAAATCCTCGAGTACGCTGCATCGAGAATGTGCGGTTGAGATGTATACGTGGTGTAAACTTCGTGGGTATTATCGTCTCTGGGCGTACCTGTACGTTAACTGGTATTGCAAGGAGCAGTGGAAGCTATGGGCGCGAGCGGCTGATCCCAGTCAAATCCCCGTAgtgaagacgacgatgattgCCGAGTCACATTGGCGAACGCTGAAGCATGACTATCTTCATCGATTCAACCGACCGCGCGTGGACCTAGTCGTGTGGATTTTGACATCCCGCGTCCTTCCTGATGCAGTTCATCGGATGAGAGCCATTTCGCGGGGCGAGTTTCGAATATTCAAAGCCCGGTGGCGGGAGGCATTCAAGAGGCAGTGGAGAAAGGAATCTTGCAAGGCCGTTGATCCAGAGAAGCTGAGGGAATACCATACCGATCCTGTCAATTGGGTGTGTGCTTGCAAGTCCTTTTTGCTTAGTCgcttccttctttgcaaGCATGTCGTGCATTGCTTTGAGTCACCGGGCGCAGAATTTTTTGAAAGTGTTCGTCGGCGAACGACGTACCCTTTCTGGAAAGACGAAGGACTAAATCTGTTGCCTGAATACGTGCCGCGAGTGGAAATACCTCAGCGACTCCCGGAGAACGATTCTAAAGAGTTGGCATTCGATTCCGAGAGTGATTCAGggcgagatgaggatgctgatgatgagccAGATGTGGTGCCCATCGCGAtcaaggttgaggagttCAGAAAAAAGATGAGGGATGTTATGGCACTTTTTGATGAGCAAGTGGTGAAAGGAAGTGAAAAGTTTATTGAACGATTTATAGCTTCAAACGAAATTAATT GTCCGTCGGCAGGCTTACAGCGGTTTGAGACCCGAGCGCTCCGGCGCACTCTGAAATTGTGGCTTAGCGAGGCCGAAGTGTCGCGTGAGAGGAACTGCGTGTACCACGTGCTGGACCACGACTACACTGAAGCTCATATTTCGCTaaaggcgttgaaggcgCGAGATTTGGCTCAGGTCCACGTTCTGAAGGAGATATCCAGCGAGTTGGCGGTCGATGTCTTCCTCGCGCTACTAGAAAAGGAGCAGATGGGAAGCTGCGAGTACAACCATTGGGACAGGAGGTACGCCAGGTATAATTACtacaacgacgacgacgatgacgatgaacCCAGCTATCACAACCTCGATGAAGTTTTCCAGACGAGCTATGCAGTGAAGACCCTTGTCGACTTGGAGGGCCATGTGGTGACGCAGGGCCTGCACCTCCATGAAGATGACAtcctccaagaagactgCTTCGAGGACCTTGAAGCGGAAGAGGAGTACGAAGGGTATATGGGTAACTCG GGCCCAACGGCGACGCACTGGTATCGAGTGACG GCTGTCGTCATCGTTCCCCGTGATTCGCTTGTGTCTTTCTTTAATTCCTACGATCGTTCTGGGTACTTTTCATCCCACGAGAACCTAAAGGCACAGATCCGGTATTTGGCTCGAGCATGTTTGCAGCCACAGGCCCCCGAGTCTTCGGTCAACACGCTGGTAAAACTATCTGAGCAGGCGTGGAACAACTGCGACAAGACCACCAACGGCTTTGGCGCGCAGGAACCGTCGATTGATGGGGACGGCATACGGGACGTCCTTAAGGCTGCGATCCAGCACAGAAAATATACTTTCTTTGAAGAGGCTGctggccatcaccaaggcCTTCTGCCGCTGGATTTCTTTGTCTGGATGCGGCAGTGGTTGAGTACTGGCAGCAGTGGCACTAATGGACGGTTTAATGCTATTCGAAGGGG GATATCCTCTGCCATTTCCTCATACCCTTATTTCGCCGACCAATTTAGGGCCATCACGAACTTCGTGCCCATTCCAAATGAAGCTTTGACTCCTGACACTTGTGCCACTCCTGATTACATTCTGGACTGGGCTCGTGAAAAACTCCGCTTCTGCCTGGATGCCTGCGCGTCCAAGTATTTAGTCTGA